A window from Dysidea avara chromosome 2, odDysAvar1.4, whole genome shotgun sequence encodes these proteins:
- the LOC136246407 gene encoding uncharacterized protein, with the protein MAERNREFTWDEKSRLRKAIENDDLDTIKRMTQSIDVNARIRVYVVTMFQLDLSPNNKTLTVCCYEALPIEEQAWKLHKQQEGVPVCKETTAFLLFRTSFITCYLIKLAYMVYWNLL; encoded by the exons ATGGCTGAAAGGAATAGGGAATTTACTTGG GATGAGAAGAGCAGACTTCGCAAAGCTATAGAAAATGATGATTTGGACACAATAAAGAGAATGACGCAGTCCATAGATGTTAATGCTAGGATACGTGTTTAT GTAGTGACgatgttccagctggatttatcacCCAATAACAAAACATTGACTGTGTGTTGTTACGAGGCGTTACCTATCGAAGAGCAGGCTTGGAAACTCCACAAACAACaggaaggtgtcccagtgtgtaaagaaaCAACAGCTTTTCTTTTgttcagaacttcatttataacttgttatttgataaagttggcatatatggtttattggaatttgttgtaa